The following nucleotide sequence is from Synechococcales cyanobacterium T60_A2020_003.
TTCTGGCGATTTGTGCAGCCTGCGCTTAAGAAACTGTCTGGACAATCTGCACCCTGGACTCCGGTGATCGTGAAGGGGCGATCGCGTCAAGATTTGAAATCCGACGGGAAACGAGAAGCCTACCTATGGGGTCAGCTTTACCTAACCAACGGCGAATTTGAGTTTGCATTGGTTGGAGGTGGGCACAGTTCCGGTAACTTGGTGAACTTGGCTCAGGCCAATGCACTGGCGATTGTCCCCATGGGTGAGACGTTAATTCCGACGGGTTCTTGGGTGCGTGTCTTGCAGGTCAGCACACTGTTTTAAGAAAGCATGGGAAAAGATCTGTCATCTGCTCCAAGAGCTTGCTATACTTTTCTATGGTCTGTACGTTGCTATAGCCGTGCCGGTGTAGCTCAGCGGTAGAGCACTCGATTCGTAATCGAGCGGTCGTGAGTTCAAATCTCATCACCGGCTTACAACTTAAAACCCCTGAAACAAAAAGGCTTCAGGGGTTTTCCTTATGCTGCAAAACATCTGAACTTTATAGCGCTAGCCATATCGGTTAGGACATTTTGGTGGGGCGGCTTCGCCGCCCCACCAACATGTCCAATGTCCTAAGCTAGCTGGCAACAGCTATAATACAAGAGTTCTAAAAAACCGATGAAGATTGGGTCATCATAGGTCAGTTTGGATATAACAAACAAATATACCAAGGAACAACGCTGACGTCCTCAAAGACACCTGCTGGTAAGGCATCTAAAGGATCAGTTGTTGTAATTTCATCAAATGGTAGGCTTCAGCTATGATTCCGAGTCTCAGGTCAACGTAAGTATGTATCGTTGGGGTTGCCCGATACGCCCGAAAATATGAAGCTTGCTGAGATGAAAGCAAAGCAGATCGAGTTTGACATTCTTGCGGGACATTTTGATGAAACGTTAGCCCGCTACAAACTGCAAACCATGCTGAGCGTAGTGGCTCCAGATATTACACCCAAAATTACGCCCACTCTGAAAGAAGTTTGGGAAAAATACCTGGACCCAACACCGATCTTGTCGTGCGATCGCGGCTTGAGCGGCTTGAGCTAGCGATCGCTCAACTCATCCATTTTTGACTGCAACACCTGTGCTGCGGTAAGTTGCAACTCTGGAAAGAGTGCTGAAACGATGCGCTGATCTCCCTTAAAAACCACCTCTTCATACAACCCTGCTACCCACGTCAATTAGCCCATTGATGTCCCTCGCTGAAGGCATTTCCACCAGTTCTCCGTTCACTAATTCGTACCAAATATCGGTACCATCGTCATAGTTCAGACAATCTTTCAGGGTAAAATATTTTGGGGTGGGTGTTGGATTAGCCGCTTGAGTCATGGGTGAGTTCCCAGAACAAGCTGTGACTATTGTAGCCAAATGGCTGATCGCTCTAAATGATTCGAGGGCGATCGCCGAAGCAAACCCATTAGCTCCTGAACAGATCAGAGCGTGCGATCGCCTAGCTGAATCTGAAAGGGCGATCGCTACAGTATCGCCTTATCAAGAGACAATACAAGCATCCTGAACATCAAAGTAGTGCGATCCGGCATTGAATCAATGGTTAGACGCTCGCCAAGCCTATCCAAGCACCTTTTTGTTAAAACTGCCTATCTTTCCCTGAAATAGGCTCATAAAATGAAAGAGAGTCGGACTTTATCGAGGTCACACCAGAATGGCTACTCGTCCTCGATACCGCCGCAAAGCACCTTCCTATCCAGAGTTACAGGGGCTTTTTTTCAATAAAACGCCAGATGCACATGCTTTCTTTAATCCTTTGCACCAGAGAAGTAAGGAT
It contains:
- a CDS encoding DUF3596 domain-containing protein, translating into MGLPDTPENMKLAEMKAKQIEFDILAGHFDETLARYKLQTMLSVVAPDITPKITPTLKEVWEKYLDPTPILSCDRGLSGLS